The following are from one region of the Nitrospirota bacterium genome:
- a CDS encoding prepilin-type N-terminal cleavage/methylation domain-containing protein: protein MKKLSDQKGFTLLELLIALTILSIGLLGLAGLHVAAIQGNVSGFKISTAAAVAQERIEELKALDASAAALSAGAHANDGSSVIQGITYNRSYTIQDNTPVTGTSTITLTVTWVEPKTHVTRNTSVFTRINKG from the coding sequence ATGAAGAAGCTGTCTGATCAAAAAGGTTTCACACTTCTTGAGCTCTTAATCGCCCTGACCATACTATCCATAGGCCTGCTTGGCCTTGCAGGCCTTCATGTAGCTGCAATCCAGGGAAATGTCAGCGGCTTTAAGATCAGCACAGCAGCAGCGGTTGCGCAGGAAAGGATTGAAGAGTTAAAGGCTCTCGATGCATCCGCAGCAGCCTTAAGCGCCGGGGCTCATGCCAATGACGGAAGCTCTGTTATACAGGGCATAACTTACAACAGGAGTTACACAATCCAGGATAATACACCTGTCACCGGTACAAGTACAATCACACTAACGGTAACGTGGGTCGAACCAAAAACCCATGTGACAAGGAATACAAGTGTATTTACACGGATAAACAAAGGATAA
- a CDS encoding prepilin-type N-terminal cleavage/methylation domain-containing protein, whose amino-acid sequence MINKSPPAPSFSKRGNSWNKGYTLIELLVAILISLLVTLSITKFFITEHHIYSVQEARAEMNQTVRGAINMLSRELLLAGYGIPPWMKWINTFSRDEIEFMTNLRDVRATLSADAPAGDVRIDIKEGNGRSFGEKDVIIICNNSTFDTCERHTLSEDGKTDYIRIESVLGSAFPAGSTVNLINTINYRYDPSKKAVQRKIDRGNWEPVAEHVSTDGFSMTYRDKNNNAPVLSSAIHEVDIGLTVESFRRDSSFKENNGYRLNSANTTVMLRN is encoded by the coding sequence ATGATCAATAAATCTCCCCCTGCCCCCTCTTTTTCAAAGAGGGGTAATTCATGGAATAAAGGATATACCCTCATAGAGCTATTGGTAGCTATTCTTATCTCTCTGCTTGTGACCTTGTCTATCACAAAGTTCTTTATAACTGAGCATCACATATATTCTGTGCAGGAGGCAAGGGCTGAGATGAACCAGACCGTCAGAGGGGCTATAAATATGCTGTCCAGAGAGTTATTACTTGCCGGCTACGGCATCCCTCCCTGGATGAAGTGGATAAACACATTCAGCAGAGACGAGATCGAATTCATGACTAATCTCAGGGATGTCAGGGCCACCCTTTCTGCCGATGCTCCTGCAGGAGACGTGAGGATTGATATTAAGGAAGGAAACGGAAGGTCATTCGGCGAAAAAGACGTTATCATAATCTGCAATAATAGTACGTTCGACACTTGTGAAAGGCACACGCTGTCAGAGGATGGCAAAACTGATTACATCAGGATTGAATCAGTCCTTGGCTCTGCCTTTCCTGCTGGCAGCACTGTCAACCTCATAAATACAATCAATTACAGATATGATCCATCAAAGAAAGCTGTGCAGAGAAAGATAGACAGAGGGAACTGGGAACCTGTGGCTGAACATGTTTCCACTGATGGTTTCTCGATGACCTATAGGGACAAGAATAACAACGCACCTGTCCTTTCATCAGCTATCCATGAAGTTGACATTGGCCTGACTGTTGAAAGTTTCAGGCGTGACAGTTCCTTTAAGGAAAATAACGGATACAGGTTAAATAGCGCAAACACGACCGTCATGCTCAGGAATTAG
- a CDS encoding DUF559 domain-containing protein produces MQTYKKHLKVYSRELRKNMTETEKLLWSNIRLKQLKGIQFYRQKPLGSFIVDFYCPMANLVIELDGGQHYSEAYKAKDDQRDKYLRKIGLRVLRFSDREVFENLSEVIEKIWSYL; encoded by the coding sequence ATGCAGACCTATAAGAAACATCTAAAGGTATATTCAAGGGAACTTAGGAAAAATATGACAGAGACAGAAAAATTATTATGGTCAAATATAAGATTAAAACAACTCAAGGGAATTCAATTTTACCGTCAGAAGCCTTTAGGAAGTTTCATCGTGGATTTTTATTGCCCAATGGCAAATCTCGTTATTGAACTTGATGGAGGACAACACTATAGCGAAGCCTATAAGGCAAAAGACGATCAGAGAGATAAATATCTGCGGAAAATTGGGTTACGAGTTCTCAGGTTCTCTGATAGAGAAGTCTTTGAGAATCTTAGCGAAGTGATTGAGAAGATATGGAGTTACTTATGA
- a CDS encoding prepilin-type N-terminal cleavage/methylation domain-containing protein, whose amino-acid sequence MTTATPASDMAGFTLIEVIIALTIFSIGIMGISGMILIGEKGVATGSKSLSAVQISRAQMEQLKGGSSFETASGGCTALDAPGIQCQWTIKKDTPATGLSEVEVRTSWNEGEKKRELVLNTLRFIK is encoded by the coding sequence ATGACTACAGCAACACCTGCCTCAGATATGGCTGGTTTCACGCTCATAGAGGTCATCATTGCCCTCACTATCTTCTCCATTGGCATAATGGGTATAAGCGGGATGATCCTCATTGGTGAAAAAGGGGTTGCTACAGGCAGCAAATCACTTTCAGCAGTACAAATATCCAGGGCACAAATGGAACAGCTCAAGGGCGGCTCATCCTTTGAGACAGCCAGTGGAGGATGTACGGCGCTTGATGCACCCGGGATACAGTGCCAGTGGACAATAAAAAAAGACACACCTGCAACCGGCCTGTCTGAAGTAGAGGTCAGGACTTCCTGGAATGAAGGGGAAAAGAAAAGGGAGCTTGTACTGAACACATTAAGATTTATTAAATAA